A section of the Phaseolus vulgaris cultivar G19833 chromosome 8, P. vulgaris v2.0, whole genome shotgun sequence genome encodes:
- the LOC137826205 gene encoding telomere repeat-binding protein 5-like, whose protein sequence is MMLQKKVNYGFNGYKGPAIPKASRSIRGRGTIRKKPENNQIQAFEILANVAGNFLQESENSGLDNVAPTKDPQTFSSANIKDKLEDEGGSFKKDLFEHGNCSEIVSACVPSRQGKHENLRVMDNSSFPGNHLEGQGQNILEREDERVKRRRVNEKNTHNKGCFDGLIEPSYKVSKDCSSENNVAKSSLEGHRHLDSFPNTSSGRKLVRDDDENLVNCTQLNSRYKISTTPPDMPKLKYASPLMSDENNSRDNSELENLQRMYPFKKRKFFNQTSSSTSDRGSQCQGMFDSSDTTRVNDTNHAIEESSSIVGQQVHSGSKGCNVKLSIKSFKVPELFINIPETATIGSLKRTVMEAVTSILGDELHVGILLQGKKVRDDSKTLIQTGISQDDKRHRLGFMLEPRHSSNSPSSCNDNPCFLKTGSQQKLSKQSTSLLLQQGTVNVSQERSMIKVERCVEGDLNVVSSPTDTYANNNMSKCRTLVAVPAINMEALAVVPFRRKSGNPDFAQRRIRRPFSVLEVEALVQAVEKLGTGRWRDVKQRAFDHAKHRTYVDLKDKWKTLVHTARISPQQRRGEPVPQELLDRVLAAHAYWSQQQCKHQLKPL, encoded by the exons ATGATGTTGCAGAAGAAGGTGAACTATGGTTTTAATGGCTACAAAGGGCCTGCAATTCCTAAAGCTTCAAGGTCAATTAGG GGGAGGGGCACAATCAGGAAGAAACCTGAAAATAACCAAATACAAGCTTTTGAAATATTGGCTAATGTAGCTGGCAACTTCTTGCAAGAGAGTGAGAATTCCGGTCTTGACAATGTAGCGCCTACAAAAGATCCTCAAACTTTCTCTAGTGCTAACATAAAGGATAAGCTTGAGGATGAAGGTGGATCATTTAAGAAGGACCTATTTGAGCATGGAAATTGCAGTGAAATTGTCTCTGCCTGTGTCCCTAGTAGGCAAGGGAAACATGAGAACCTTAG AGTCATGGACAATTCATCTTTTCCTGGAAACCATCTTGAAGGCCAAGGCCAAAATATCCTTGAAAGGGAAGATGAAAGGGTTAAAAGAAGAAGAGTAAATGAGAAAAACACCCACAATAAAGGTTGCTTTGATGGGCTAATAGAACCAAGCTACAAAGTATCTAAAGATTGCAGCTCAGAAAATAATGTGGCAAAGTCGTCATTGGAAGGCCATAGGCATCTTGATTCCTTTCCCAACACTTCCAGTGGTAGGAAATTAGTTAGAGATGATGATGAAAACTTAGTTAACTGCACCCAACTGAACTCCAGGTATAAGATATCTACCACACCACCAGATATGCCAAAATTGAAATATGCAAGTCCTCTTATGAGTG ATGAGAACAATAGTAGGGACAATTCTGAACTTGAAAATTTACAAAGGATGTATCCATTTAAGAAGAGGAAGTTCTTCAACCAGACCTCATCATCCACTTCTGATAGGGGGTCTCAGTGTCAAGGCATGTTTGATTCTTCTGATACCACCAGGGTCAACGACACAAATCATG CAATTGAAGAATCATCCTCTATAGTTGGTCAACAAGTGCATTCAGGGTCCAAGGGTTGTAATG TGAAGCTCAGCATAAAATCCTTTAAAGTTCCAGAACTTTTCATTAACATACCTGAAACTGCAACGATTGGTTCATTGAAG AGGACAGTAATGGAGGCTGTGACAAGTATACTCGGAGATGAACTACATGTAGGCATCCTTCTTCAGGGAAAGAAAGTACGAGATGATAGCAAAACTCTAATCCAAACAGGAATATCTCAAGATGACAAACGTCATAGATTAGGATTCATGTTGGAGCCAAGACATAGTTCAAACTCTCCATCTTCATGCAATGATAACCCTTGTTTTCTAAAAACTGGTTCGCAGCAAAAATTATCCAA GCAATCAACATCTTTACTGTTACAACAAGGAACAGTGAACGTATCCCAAGAACGTTCTATGATAAAAGTTGAAAGATGTGTGGAGGGTGATCTTAATGTGGTCTCCTCTCCAACAGATACTTATGCTAACAATAACATGTCAAAATGTCGCACTCTGGTGGCAGTTCCGGCCATTAACATGGAGGCATTAGCTGTGGTTCCATTTCGTCGCAAATCTGGGAATCCTGACTTTGCACAACGCCGAATTAGAAGGCCATTCTCGGTTCTAGAAGTAGAAGCATTGGTTCAGGCTGTTGAAAAACTTGGAACTGGAAG GTGGCGTGATGTCAAACAACGTGCTTTTGACCATGCAAAACATCGAACTTACGTTGATTTGAAG GATAAGTGGAAGACATTAGTGCACACTGCTAGAATCTCACCTCAACAAAGAAGGGGAGAACCTGTTCCTCAGGAGCTTTTGGATAGGGTCTTAGCTGCTCATGCCTATTGGTCTCAACAACAATGCAAGCATCAACTCAAACCATTATGA